Proteins encoded by one window of Pseudonocardia sp. HH130629-09:
- a CDS encoding cytochrome P450 → MTTNDIPTVATGPKQRLRPSPEMARLQEQAPVHRVRTPAGDEAWLVTRYAELKQLLMDKRVGRSHKDPASAPRYMDNPFMDMLIIEGDGETGMREHTDMRSTLSPMFSLRRINALRPMVDASANELVDAMEAAGPPADLHRDFSMPFALNVLYGLIGVAPDKRGRMFELLGAMAVLTDPQSARDAGLAMSAFLNDLVAGKRSDPGDDVISRLIEAGLSDQVIATRCAGLLFAGLDSVVSHIDVGVVLLAEYPEQRAAAQADPTVLKHAVEEVLRTASAGDSSLPRYANADIEIGGVTIREGDLVLLDFTLTNFDPREFDRPEEFDVERHPNPHMTFGHGIWHCVGAPLARVELQSAFVTLFGRLPGLRPTTPLLDLDADSVSLSGGFNHLPVTW, encoded by the coding sequence ATGACCACGAACGACATCCCGACGGTCGCCACCGGGCCGAAGCAGCGCCTGCGCCCGAGCCCGGAGATGGCGCGGCTGCAGGAGCAGGCTCCGGTGCACCGGGTGCGCACCCCGGCCGGCGACGAGGCGTGGCTGGTCACCCGGTACGCCGAGCTGAAACAACTGCTGATGGACAAGCGGGTCGGACGTTCGCACAAGGACCCCGCGTCGGCGCCGCGCTACATGGACAACCCGTTCATGGACATGCTGATCATCGAGGGTGACGGCGAGACCGGGATGCGCGAGCACACCGACATGCGCTCCACGCTGAGCCCGATGTTCTCGTTGCGACGCATCAACGCGCTGCGACCGATGGTGGACGCCTCGGCGAACGAGCTGGTCGACGCCATGGAGGCGGCCGGCCCTCCCGCGGACCTGCACCGTGACTTCTCGATGCCGTTCGCGCTCAACGTGCTCTACGGGCTGATCGGGGTCGCCCCGGACAAGCGCGGCCGGATGTTCGAGCTCCTCGGCGCGATGGCGGTGCTGACGGACCCGCAGAGCGCCCGAGATGCCGGGCTGGCGATGTCGGCCTTCCTCAACGACCTCGTCGCCGGGAAGCGGTCCGACCCGGGCGACGACGTGATCAGCCGGTTGATCGAGGCCGGGTTGTCCGACCAGGTGATCGCCACCCGGTGCGCCGGACTCCTGTTCGCCGGCCTGGACAGTGTGGTCAGCCACATCGACGTCGGCGTGGTGCTGCTCGCCGAGTACCCGGAGCAGCGCGCCGCGGCGCAGGCGGACCCCACCGTGCTCAAGCACGCGGTGGAGGAGGTGCTGCGGACCGCCTCGGCGGGCGACTCGAGCCTGCCGCGCTACGCCAACGCCGACATCGAGATCGGTGGCGTGACCATCCGCGAGGGGGATCTGGTGCTCCTCGACTTCACCCTGACCAACTTCGACCCGCGTGAGTTCGACCGTCCCGAGGAGTTCGACGTCGAGCGCCACCCGAACCCGCACATGACGTTCGGGCACGGGATCTGGCACTGCGTCGGCGCCCCGCTGGCCCGGGTCGAGCTGCAGTCGGCGTTCGTGACGCTGTTCGGGCGCCTGCCCGGGCTGCGACCCACCACCCCCCTGCTGGACCTCGACGCCGACTCGGTGTCGCTGTCCGGAGGGTTCAACCACCTGCCCGTCACCTGGTGA
- a CDS encoding phytanoyl-CoA dioxygenase family protein, whose product MSPQLSRLPADASVDEASEILDRDGGLIAENLIDRDTLKALWADLRPALAGNEYGTNSFAGQKTKRLSSLFARSRQMEKLALNPLFLGVARAQIQRASAEQFGSQRVEITPNIQVSITQAIQIWPGESQQVAHRDDVAHLLPCPGPTNRVQIMLAMSEFSAENGGTVVYPGSHRWEADRSPTPEEAVATEMSPGSCLIWVGGLYHRGGPNRSPGPRTGLTMSYVRGNLRQEENQYLAVPREILREYPEELQRLLGYDICPPNLGWVDNEDPHRVLREDATVS is encoded by the coding sequence ATGTCACCCCAGCTCAGCCGACTCCCCGCCGACGCCAGCGTCGATGAGGCGTCGGAGATCCTGGACCGCGACGGCGGTCTGATCGCCGAGAACCTGATCGACCGCGACACCCTCAAGGCGCTGTGGGCGGATCTGCGACCGGCACTGGCCGGGAACGAGTACGGCACCAACTCCTTCGCCGGGCAGAAGACCAAGCGACTCTCGTCGCTGTTCGCCCGGTCCAGGCAGATGGAGAAGCTCGCGCTGAACCCGCTGTTCCTGGGTGTCGCGCGGGCCCAGATCCAGCGTGCGTCGGCCGAGCAGTTCGGGTCCCAGCGCGTCGAGATCACGCCGAACATCCAGGTCAGCATCACCCAGGCGATCCAGATCTGGCCCGGGGAGAGCCAGCAGGTCGCGCACCGCGACGACGTCGCGCACCTGCTGCCCTGCCCCGGCCCGACCAACCGGGTCCAGATCATGCTCGCGATGAGCGAGTTCAGTGCCGAGAACGGTGGCACGGTCGTCTACCCGGGCAGCCACCGCTGGGAGGCCGACCGGTCCCCGACGCCCGAGGAGGCGGTGGCCACCGAGATGTCGCCGGGCTCCTGCCTGATCTGGGTGGGCGGCCTCTACCACCGGGGTGGACCGAACCGCTCCCCCGGCCCGCGCACCGGCCTGACGATGTCCTACGTCCGGGGGAACCTCCGCCAGGAGGAGAACCAGTACCTGGCCGTGCCGCGCGAGATCCTCCGGGAGTACCCGGAGGAGCTGCAGCGCCTGCTCGGCTACGACATCTGCCCGCCGAACCTGGGCTGGGTCGACAACGAGGACCCGCACCGGGTGCTGCGGGAGGACGCGACCGTGTCCTGA
- a CDS encoding glycosyltransferase produces the protein MQPTRQPIVFVSHPESGLFNPMLVLAEELSRRGVADLYFAADSYRRADVEAAGSRTPITFVPLGDSVPEWTAATWDDETYRAVTQRSRFRAHRALIEHTFHPEASIEKYRLLEAAVERIGPALMVIESMCAYGVELAITKKIRYALSNPFMPSNLLTSHVPLMRSYTPRRFPVPHSGLPYDMTLAQRITNETFKWRTVGMSLQKTMRELLRRDRKVTAELGIAPEAKGFLSRVDHAALILSYTVAELEYPMSYPDTMRLVGTMVPPLPQAPDDGGLGAWLDSCDSVVYMGFGTVTRLTREHVESLLEVCRRLGEQGHHVLWKLPPDQQTMLPPAEMRPDTVRIESWVPSQLDVLAHEKVRVFLTHAGGNGFHEGLYFGVPLVVRPLWIDCDDQAVRGSDFGVSLTLDRPETVDVADVMDKLDRVLRDPAFRDRAAHYQRLLRQAGGRRTAADELLGLLTPTATPTQPA, from the coding sequence ATGCAGCCGACCCGGCAGCCGATCGTGTTCGTCAGCCATCCGGAGAGCGGGCTGTTCAACCCGATGCTGGTGCTGGCCGAGGAGCTCTCCCGCCGCGGCGTGGCCGACCTGTACTTCGCCGCCGACTCCTACCGGCGCGCCGATGTCGAGGCCGCCGGGAGCCGCACCCCGATCACGTTCGTCCCGCTCGGCGACAGCGTTCCCGAGTGGACGGCCGCCACCTGGGACGACGAGACCTACCGGGCCGTGACACAGCGGTCCCGCTTCCGGGCGCACCGGGCGCTGATCGAGCACACCTTCCACCCCGAGGCCTCGATCGAGAAGTACCGGCTGCTCGAGGCCGCCGTGGAGCGGATCGGTCCGGCGCTGATGGTCATCGAGAGCATGTGCGCCTACGGCGTCGAGCTCGCCATCACCAAGAAGATCCGGTACGCGCTCAGCAACCCGTTCATGCCGAGCAACCTGCTCACCTCGCACGTGCCGCTCATGCGCTCCTACACCCCGCGGCGGTTCCCCGTCCCGCACTCCGGCCTGCCCTACGACATGACCCTCGCGCAGCGGATCACCAACGAGACGTTCAAGTGGCGCACGGTCGGCATGTCGCTGCAGAAGACGATGCGTGAGCTCCTGCGACGCGACCGGAAGGTCACCGCGGAACTCGGCATCGCGCCCGAGGCCAAGGGCTTCCTGTCCCGGGTCGACCACGCCGCGCTGATCCTGAGCTACACGGTCGCCGAGCTGGAGTACCCGATGTCCTACCCGGACACGATGCGACTGGTCGGCACCATGGTCCCGCCGTTGCCGCAGGCTCCCGACGACGGCGGGCTCGGTGCCTGGCTGGACTCCTGCGACTCGGTGGTCTATATGGGCTTCGGCACGGTGACCCGGCTGACCCGCGAGCACGTCGAATCCCTGCTCGAGGTGTGCCGGCGGCTCGGCGAGCAGGGGCACCACGTGCTCTGGAAGCTGCCCCCCGACCAGCAGACGATGCTGCCCCCGGCCGAGATGCGGCCCGACACCGTGCGCATCGAGAGCTGGGTGCCCTCGCAGCTCGACGTCCTGGCGCACGAGAAGGTGCGGGTCTTCCTGACCCACGCCGGCGGCAACGGGTTCCACGAGGGCCTCTACTTCGGCGTCCCGCTCGTGGTCCGCCCGCTCTGGATCGACTGCGACGACCAGGCCGTCCGCGGCAGCGACTTCGGGGTGAGCCTGACCCTGGACCGGCCGGAGACCGTCGACGTCGCCGACGTCATGGACAAGCTCGACCGGGTCCTGCGCGACCCGGCCTTCCGCGACCGCGCAGCGCACTACCAGCGGCTGCTGCGGCAGGCCGGCGGGCGGCGCACCGCGGCCGACGAACTGCTCGGACTGCTCACGCCCACCGCAACCCCCACCCAGCCGGCATGA
- a CDS encoding ABC transporter permease: MSTPALRPAPTAERWHGAPFVRQVTILTRRQLYAMVHDPGLVVFGLIQPCVLLFLFTQIFSNIIQTSVLPAGTSYLDFLMPAVLVNHVVQSSTQSGVGLVEDLDNGIVSRLRSLPIRPVSMLLARSLADLVRNVVQIVLLLLIALALMGYAPQGGLSGILVSCALTLFLCWSLSWIFLAIAASTRSAETMNSISVLAVLPLMFLSSGFVPLQALSPWLAAIAGVNPLTYVIEASRSLAIGSDPGNLVTIALFTCLVLAAVGIAGAVRGFREPVLT; this comes from the coding sequence ATGAGCACCCCGGCCCTGCGTCCCGCGCCGACCGCCGAGCGCTGGCACGGCGCCCCCTTCGTCCGTCAGGTCACCATCCTCACCCGCCGGCAGCTGTACGCGATGGTGCACGACCCCGGGCTGGTCGTGTTCGGGCTGATCCAGCCGTGCGTCCTGCTCTTCCTGTTCACCCAGATCTTCAGCAACATCATCCAGACCTCTGTGCTGCCCGCCGGGACGTCCTACCTGGACTTCCTGATGCCGGCGGTGCTGGTGAACCATGTCGTGCAGTCCTCCACCCAGTCCGGGGTGGGCCTGGTGGAGGACCTGGACAACGGCATCGTGTCGCGGTTGCGCTCGCTGCCGATCCGACCGGTGTCGATGCTCCTGGCCCGCAGCCTCGCCGACCTGGTCCGCAACGTGGTCCAGATCGTGCTCCTGCTGCTCATCGCGTTGGCGCTGATGGGCTACGCCCCGCAGGGCGGGCTCAGCGGGATCCTGGTCTCCTGCGCGTTGACGCTGTTCCTCTGCTGGTCCCTGAGCTGGATCTTCCTGGCCATCGCGGCCAGCACCCGCAGCGCCGAGACGATGAACAGCATCAGTGTCCTGGCGGTGCTGCCGCTGATGTTCCTCTCCAGCGGGTTCGTGCCGTTGCAGGCGCTCTCGCCGTGGCTCGCGGCGATCGCCGGGGTCAACCCCCTCACCTACGTCATCGAGGCCAGCCGCAGCCTGGCCATCGGTTCCGACCCCGGAAACCTGGTCACGATCGCGCTGTTCACCTGCCTGGTGCTCGCCGCGGTGGGCATCGCCGGTGCCGTGCGCGGCTTCCGCGAGCCCGTCCTCACCTGA
- a CDS encoding ATP-binding cassette domain-containing protein, whose protein sequence is MTRARSDEPIIEAIGIGRMFGSTPALAGVDLTVGRGTVMGLLGHNGAGKTTLVNILTAMVPPTSGTARVAGFDVSREPGEVRKRIGLTGQYASVDEKLSAIDNLVLLARLLGASKTRARARADELIEAFGLTHAASRKARTYSGGMRRRLDLAACLVGNPEVIVLDEPTTGLDPSSRRAMWDIVTGLVDEGTSVLLTTQYLDEADTLADRITVLSSGRVVASGTSAELKSQVGQRTVTVTLAPGSATGTARSALVSAGTAPAVRDDGTIVVPISASRETATVIRALDEVGIDVAELAFGEPTLDDVYLALAHGTPEFAA, encoded by the coding sequence ATGACCCGCGCCAGGTCCGATGAACCGATCATCGAGGCGATCGGGATCGGCCGCATGTTCGGCTCGACCCCGGCGTTGGCCGGAGTGGACCTGACCGTCGGCCGGGGGACGGTGATGGGTCTGCTCGGACACAACGGCGCCGGGAAGACGACCCTGGTCAACATCCTGACCGCGATGGTGCCCCCCACGTCCGGAACCGCCAGGGTGGCCGGCTTCGACGTCAGCCGGGAACCCGGTGAGGTCCGCAAACGGATCGGGCTGACCGGGCAGTACGCCTCGGTCGACGAGAAGCTGTCCGCGATCGACAACCTGGTCCTGCTGGCCCGCCTGCTGGGGGCGTCGAAGACCCGCGCCCGCGCCCGCGCCGACGAGCTGATCGAGGCGTTCGGGCTGACCCACGCGGCGTCCCGGAAGGCGCGCACCTACTCCGGCGGGATGCGCCGCCGGCTCGACCTGGCCGCCTGCCTGGTCGGCAACCCCGAGGTGATCGTCCTCGACGAGCCGACGACCGGCCTGGACCCCAGCAGCCGCCGGGCGATGTGGGACATCGTCACCGGCCTGGTCGACGAGGGCACCTCGGTACTGCTGACGACCCAGTACCTCGACGAGGCCGACACCCTCGCCGACCGGATCACCGTCCTGTCCTCGGGCCGGGTGGTCGCCTCCGGCACCAGCGCCGAGCTCAAGAGCCAGGTCGGGCAGCGCACGGTCACCGTCACCCTCGCTCCCGGATCGGCCACCGGCACCGCACGGTCGGCGCTGGTCTCGGCCGGGACGGCCCCGGCCGTGCGCGACGACGGGACGATCGTCGTGCCGATCAGCGCGTCCCGCGAGACCGCCACGGTGATCCGGGCGCTCGACGAGGTCGGCATCGACGTCGCCGAGCTCGCGTTCGGCGAACCGACGCTCGACGACGTCTACCTCGCACTCGCCCACGGAACCCCGGAGTTCGCGGCATGA
- a CDS encoding helix-turn-helix transcriptional regulator yields the protein MSDHSPGRRRLVGRDVESAWLAEALVAAAAGEPAVRLLVGRAGIGKSALLDQLCDTRPPGADVRLLRARGREQTADVSFAVVRDLFGPLGLGSGAGSPELLEGGARWSMSALAEDFAGADPDNVYPVLHGLYWLTVNLTTQAPLLVVVDDLQWCDDGSLAFLAFLLRRCAGLPLAVVLATRTDETGTLPARLAGIGGQIGVDVKQVRPLGRADIARLAVARGPLDAEPLHADLLDALAEASGGSPLLVERLVAELGPVTREQATGRVHELGREVLDRLVERHVVAPDVAAVASAVAVVGAEATDVLASLSGVPAGSVKDAVDILVRTDVFAPGRTDFRHDLLRSAVLRRLPEDRLTELRRRGARVLSDAGRPAESVAAVLLALPEISEPWMADVLLEAATAAGHRGAQPAVARYLAPVLQARPHDVGVRMRLAAALGQTAPDEAVRQLREALDLAPDLPTRARVAVQLAMTSLAVQQAPEGARILQDVLDALDTAADTDSGPEATELRTHVEAALLVAGLDEKSTVAETIARLRRMSVPAGRTPAERQKLAMMTVAKAMEGDGADAAVEMARRVLLVDEATLGGWAVLASSLVLRLADEVEESTAVLDRLVTQSRRQASAWTYSLAIGTRSANQLLVGDLAGAEDDAQAALDVAEQEAWRGNTVVPTIALASVRHLQGSPEEALALLDGLSRPRLEDFAWEYHLYLMTRAGASADTGDVEVALALYRRCGQSLDAAGIANPMLAPWWAHAAVLLADTGRAAAARGMVELGEQSAARWGTARSRGLALIARGVITPGPGGPELLDEAVAVLENSPARMELILAYLRLGRAVLELGYPEAAREHLRHAATLAARCGALRAATAARELLVRAGGRMRRPTGSPLDPLTGAERRVVALAVDGARNREIAEALFITLRTVEVHLTSAFRKLGVADRAGLAEIVSGARVRRG from the coding sequence ATGTCCGACCACAGCCCCGGTCGCAGGCGCCTCGTCGGCCGTGACGTCGAATCGGCCTGGCTGGCCGAGGCACTCGTCGCCGCTGCGGCCGGGGAGCCCGCCGTGCGGCTGCTGGTCGGCCGGGCCGGAATCGGCAAGTCCGCGCTGCTCGACCAGCTGTGCGACACGCGGCCGCCCGGTGCGGACGTGCGCCTGCTGCGGGCCCGCGGCCGCGAACAGACCGCCGACGTGTCCTTCGCCGTGGTCCGGGACCTGTTCGGTCCGCTCGGCCTCGGCTCCGGGGCGGGGAGCCCCGAGCTGCTCGAGGGCGGCGCGCGGTGGAGCATGTCCGCGCTGGCCGAGGACTTCGCCGGCGCCGATCCGGACAACGTCTACCCGGTGCTGCACGGGTTGTACTGGCTCACGGTCAACCTCACGACGCAGGCCCCGTTGCTCGTGGTCGTCGACGACCTGCAGTGGTGTGACGACGGGTCCCTGGCCTTCCTGGCCTTCCTCCTGCGCCGCTGCGCCGGTCTGCCGCTGGCGGTCGTGCTCGCCACCCGCACCGACGAGACGGGAACGCTCCCGGCCCGGCTGGCCGGTATCGGCGGACAGATTGGCGTGGACGTCAAACAGGTGCGCCCGCTGGGCCGCGCGGACATCGCCCGTCTCGCCGTCGCCCGTGGCCCGCTGGACGCGGAGCCGTTGCACGCCGACCTACTCGACGCGCTGGCCGAGGCCTCCGGCGGCAGTCCGTTGCTGGTGGAACGCCTGGTCGCCGAGCTCGGCCCGGTGACCCGGGAGCAGGCGACCGGACGTGTGCACGAGCTGGGGCGCGAGGTGCTCGACCGCCTGGTCGAGCGGCACGTCGTCGCGCCGGACGTCGCGGCCGTGGCCTCGGCGGTCGCCGTCGTCGGCGCCGAGGCCACCGATGTGCTCGCCTCGCTGTCCGGCGTACCGGCCGGCTCCGTGAAGGACGCGGTCGACATCCTGGTCCGGACCGACGTGTTCGCTCCGGGCCGCACGGACTTCCGGCACGACCTGCTGCGCTCGGCGGTGCTCCGCCGGCTGCCCGAGGACCGGCTGACCGAGCTGCGGCGGCGCGGCGCGCGCGTGCTCAGCGACGCCGGACGCCCGGCCGAGTCGGTCGCCGCCGTCCTGCTGGCACTGCCCGAGATCTCCGAGCCCTGGATGGCCGACGTGCTGCTCGAGGCCGCGACCGCGGCCGGGCACCGGGGCGCACAGCCCGCCGTCGCGCGGTACCTGGCCCCGGTGCTCCAGGCCCGGCCGCACGACGTCGGGGTGCGGATGCGGCTGGCCGCAGCACTCGGGCAGACCGCGCCGGACGAGGCGGTCCGGCAGCTGCGCGAGGCCCTCGACCTCGCGCCGGACCTGCCGACCCGGGCCAGGGTGGCCGTGCAGCTGGCGATGACCTCGCTCGCGGTGCAGCAGGCACCGGAGGGGGCCCGGATCCTCCAGGACGTCCTGGACGCCCTGGACACTGCGGCGGACACCGATTCCGGCCCGGAGGCGACCGAGCTGCGCACCCACGTCGAGGCGGCGCTGCTGGTGGCGGGACTGGACGAGAAGAGCACCGTGGCCGAGACGATCGCCCGGCTGCGTCGGATGTCGGTCCCCGCCGGACGGACCCCGGCCGAGCGGCAGAAGCTCGCCATGATGACCGTCGCCAAGGCGATGGAGGGCGACGGGGCCGACGCCGCGGTGGAGATGGCCCGGCGGGTCCTGCTCGTCGACGAGGCCACCCTGGGCGGGTGGGCCGTACTGGCGTCGTCGTTGGTGCTCCGCCTGGCCGACGAGGTCGAGGAGTCCACGGCGGTGCTGGACCGGCTCGTCACCCAGAGCCGCCGGCAGGCCTCGGCCTGGACCTACAGCCTCGCGATCGGGACCCGCTCGGCCAACCAGTTACTCGTCGGCGACCTCGCCGGGGCCGAGGACGACGCCCAGGCCGCCCTCGACGTGGCCGAGCAGGAGGCGTGGCGCGGCAACACCGTGGTGCCCACGATCGCGTTGGCGAGTGTGCGCCACCTGCAGGGCAGCCCGGAGGAAGCGCTGGCCCTGCTGGACGGGTTGAGCCGGCCCCGGCTGGAGGACTTCGCCTGGGAGTACCACCTCTACCTGATGACGCGGGCCGGAGCGAGTGCCGACACGGGCGACGTCGAGGTGGCACTCGCCCTCTACCGCCGCTGCGGGCAGAGCCTGGACGCCGCGGGCATCGCCAACCCGATGCTGGCGCCCTGGTGGGCCCACGCCGCAGTGCTGCTCGCCGACACCGGCCGGGCCGCGGCGGCGCGCGGGATGGTCGAGCTGGGTGAGCAGAGCGCCGCCCGGTGGGGCACCGCCCGCAGCCGCGGGCTGGCCCTGATCGCACGCGGGGTGATCACTCCGGGGCCGGGGGGACCGGAGCTGCTCGACGAGGCGGTCGCGGTGCTGGAGAACTCCCCGGCGCGGATGGAGCTCATCCTGGCCTACCTCCGGCTCGGCCGTGCCGTGCTCGAGCTCGGGTACCCCGAGGCCGCGCGCGAGCACCTGCGTCACGCAGCGACCCTCGCGGCGCGCTGCGGCGCGCTGCGGGCGGCGACCGCGGCGCGGGAGCTGCTCGTCCGGGCGGGCGGCCGGATGCGCAGACCCACCGGCTCGCCGCTGGACCCGTTGACCGGCGCGGAACGTCGGGTGGTGGCCCTGGCCGTCGACGGTGCCCGCAACCGGGAGATCGCGGAGGCCCTGTTCATCACACTGCGGACCGTCGAGGTGCATCTGACCAGCGCGTTCCGCAAGCTCGGGGTCGCCGACCGGGCCGGTCTGGCCGAGATCGTGAGCGGCGCCCGGGTCCGTCGGGGATGA
- a CDS encoding ATP-binding protein, giving the protein MSEPTIRVRGGGTAALGRALDSLAAGTSTVVTVTGEPGTGRSRLLHTAAAGARARGVRVLTARAVVAESEYPLGVVHGLLRPLDGSAELRRAPGAPADTALLHRWCRLVLDAAHRRPVLLVVDDLHWADTESQRWLQMLLRHRHGAPVGVLVAANGTHEAAEWAGAPAIRANVTLRTGPLPLAAVRAAVTAAYGAAPDRAFSVVARRATGGNPAVLAATLARLDRSVTPTSPAVPELRRCAALARAEQVRAVLDGIPADLVTALRAAAVCGPDLWPVVDRIGGPGPSTGADVRTRLAATGLVRGPGCLLLCDEVVTDVVLAGIDPDRRRGLFARAAALAVRAGLPDDGVARALLAAPTLGEPWGAELLYRVACGHRGRGNHAAAAACAERALLEPVPPGLSGPLMVELATARSWTEPVAARRMLALVVQEADPTDGPHGAQAADLLLADGDVGAARRALAITVRRCAGDTTAHRDLLSLSRLTDELGYDDLLAAPSCAPEPAGPGTDPPPAASTAAASGSLAWSEAVRGRDRAAATRLAREALAAPDAGWTPVMPRVMAAMTLEVAGCPHEALRALEPVLLDLAGDRSVPPAILAMTALVALRAGDLDGARRDLRAARAASAGRARPGGGDPLVAAVQILLHLAEGDLAEATVVASARHGVGGDRPGIALLAYALGRVHAARGGARAGFELFMRCGRLLLDRGRVNPALVPWRSAAAAALAACDEHAAALRIARDEHRLAVRWGAPGPIAVAGAAVAALGRELSHVAGP; this is encoded by the coding sequence ATGAGCGAACCCACGATCCGCGTGCGTGGCGGCGGGACCGCGGCCCTCGGTCGTGCCCTGGACTCGCTCGCGGCGGGGACCTCGACGGTCGTCACCGTCACCGGCGAGCCCGGCACCGGGCGCTCCCGCCTGCTGCACACGGCGGCGGCAGGGGCGCGCGCGAGGGGTGTGCGCGTCCTGACCGCCCGGGCGGTGGTCGCGGAGAGCGAGTACCCACTGGGGGTCGTGCACGGGCTGCTCCGGCCGCTCGACGGGTCGGCGGAGCTGCGGCGCGCCCCGGGCGCACCGGCGGACACCGCGCTCCTGCACCGGTGGTGTCGACTCGTGCTCGACGCCGCGCACCGGCGACCGGTCCTGCTGGTGGTGGACGACCTGCACTGGGCGGACACTGAGTCGCAGCGCTGGCTGCAGATGCTGCTGCGACACCGGCACGGGGCACCCGTCGGGGTGCTGGTGGCGGCGAACGGGACACACGAGGCAGCGGAGTGGGCGGGGGCCCCGGCCATCCGCGCCAACGTCACGCTCCGGACCGGGCCGCTGCCGCTCGCGGCCGTCCGCGCCGCCGTCACCGCGGCCTACGGCGCCGCGCCGGACCGCGCGTTCTCTGTCGTGGCCCGGCGTGCGACCGGGGGGAACCCGGCCGTCCTCGCCGCGACGCTGGCTCGGCTCGACCGGTCCGTGACCCCGACCTCCCCGGCCGTACCCGAGCTGCGCCGGTGCGCGGCACTCGCGCGCGCCGAGCAGGTCAGGGCGGTACTGGACGGGATCCCGGCCGACCTGGTCACGGCCCTGCGCGCGGCGGCCGTCTGCGGCCCGGATCTCTGGCCGGTGGTCGACCGGATCGGTGGGCCCGGCCCGTCCACCGGGGCCGATGTGCGGACCAGGCTGGCCGCCACCGGCCTGGTCCGCGGGCCGGGCTGCCTGCTGCTCTGCGACGAGGTGGTCACCGACGTGGTCCTGGCCGGGATCGACCCCGACCGGCGCCGGGGCCTGTTCGCCCGGGCCGCGGCGCTCGCCGTCCGCGCCGGGCTGCCGGACGACGGTGTGGCCCGCGCGCTGCTGGCGGCCCCGACGCTCGGCGAGCCCTGGGGCGCGGAGCTGCTGTACCGGGTCGCCTGCGGCCACCGGGGTCGCGGGAACCACGCCGCGGCCGCCGCGTGCGCCGAACGTGCCCTGCTCGAACCGGTCCCGCCGGGGCTGTCCGGGCCGCTGATGGTCGAGCTGGCCACGGCCAGGTCGTGGACCGAGCCGGTGGCGGCCCGCCGGATGCTCGCCCTGGTCGTGCAGGAGGCGGATCCCACGGACGGCCCGCACGGGGCGCAGGCAGCCGACCTGCTGCTGGCCGACGGCGACGTCGGTGCCGCGCGCCGCGCACTCGCGATCACCGTGCGTCGGTGCGCGGGCGACACGACCGCGCACCGGGACCTGCTCTCGCTGTCCCGGCTGACCGACGAGCTGGGCTACGACGACCTGCTGGCGGCACCGTCGTGCGCACCGGAGCCCGCCGGGCCGGGGACGGACCCCCCGCCCGCCGCGTCCACCGCCGCCGCGAGCGGGTCCCTGGCCTGGTCCGAGGCGGTACGGGGCCGGGACCGGGCCGCGGCGACCCGACTCGCCCGCGAGGCACTGGCGGCTCCGGACGCCGGGTGGACACCGGTGATGCCCCGGGTCATGGCCGCCATGACGTTGGAGGTGGCGGGCTGCCCCCACGAGGCGCTGCGCGCGCTGGAACCGGTGCTGCTCGACCTCGCCGGCGACCGGAGCGTGCCGCCCGCGATCCTGGCCATGACGGCGCTGGTCGCCCTGCGCGCCGGTGACCTCGACGGCGCCCGGCGCGACCTGCGTGCTGCCCGGGCCGCGTCGGCGGGACGGGCCCGGCCGGGCGGCGGCGACCCGCTGGTCGCGGCCGTGCAGATCCTGCTGCACCTCGCCGAGGGCGACCTCGCCGAGGCGACCGTCGTGGCGTCGGCGAGGCACGGGGTCGGGGGCGACCGGCCCGGCATCGCGCTCCTGGCCTACGCCCTCGGGCGGGTGCACGCCGCCCGGGGTGGGGCCCGGGCCGGATTCGAACTGTTCATGAGGTGCGGGCGGTTGTTGCTGGACCGGGGCCGGGTCAACCCTGCTCTCGTGCCGTGGCGCTCGGCGGCCGCGGCGGCTCTCGCGGCCTGCGACGAGCACGCGGCCGCGCTGCGGATCGCGCGGGACGAGCACCGGCTGGCCGTCCGATGGGGCGCGCCGGGGCCGATCGCGGTCGCGGGGGCCGCGGTCGCGGCGCTGGGACGGGAGTTGTCGCATGTTGCGGGACCGTGA